A genomic window from Populus nigra chromosome 7, ddPopNigr1.1, whole genome shotgun sequence includes:
- the LOC133699779 gene encoding zinc finger protein CONSTANS-LIKE 2-like — protein MLKQESSGGGGGDNRARVCDTCRAAPCTVYCRADSAYLCAGCDARVHAANRVASRHERVSVCEACERAPAALLCKADAASLCTACDADIHSANPLARRHQRVPILPISGCLHGSPVGPAAGETEDRFTTQEGEETISEEEEDEAASWLLLNPVKNSKNQNNNGFLFGGEVDEYLDLVEYNSCTENQCSDQYNQQHYCVPPKSYGGDRAVPIQYGEGKDHQQQRQYHNFQLGLEHEPSKAAYSYNGSISQSVSMSSMDVGVVPESTMSEISISQHRPPKGTIELFSSTAIQMPSQLSPMDREARVLRYREKRKTRKFEKTIRYASRKAYAETRPRIKGRFAKRKDVEVEDDQMFSSTLMAETGYGIVPSF, from the exons ATGTTGAAACAAGAGAGTAGTGGTGGCGGAGGTGGTGACAACAGGGCTCGTGTATGTGACACGTGTCGTGCAGCACCTTGCACTGTGTACTGCAGGGCTGACTCGGCATACTTGTGTGCTGGGTGTGATGCCCGTGTGCACGCAGCCAATCGTGTGGCATCACGCCATGAGCGCGTATCGGTGTGCGAGGCGTGTGAGCGTGCTCCGGCTGCCTTGTTATGCAAGGCAGATGCGGCGTCTCTCTGCACTGCCTGTGACGCAGATATCCATTCTGCAAACCCACTAGCACGCCGCCACCAGCGTGTTCCAATTCTGCCCATTTCCGGTTGCCTTCACGGTTCCCCAGTAGGGCCTGCAGCCGGTGAGACTGAAGACCGGTTCACGACACAAGAGGGAGAAGAAACAATAagtgaggaggaggaggatgaagCTGCTTCTTGGTTGTTACTAAATCCTGTGAAGAACAGCAAGAACCAGAATAATAATGGCTTCTTGTTTGGTGGGGAGGTTGATGAGTATTTGGATCTTGTGGAGTACAACTCATGTACTGAAAATCAATGCTCTGATCAGTACAATCAGCAACACTACTGTGTTCCGCCAAAGAGTTATGGGGGTGACCGTGCTGTGCCAATTCAGTATGGAGAAGGAAAGGATCATCAACAGCAACGGCAGTATCACAATTTTCAGTTGGGATTGGAGCATGAGCCCTCAAAAGCTGCTTACAGCTACAATGGTTCGATCAGTCAAAGT GTATCCATGTCATCTATGGATGTTGGAGTGGTGCCAGAATCAACAATGAGCGAGATCTCAATCTCGCAACATAGACCTCCAAAAGGGACAATCGAACTTTTCTCCAGCACTGCTATCCAGATGCCATCTCAACTTAGTCCAATGGATAGGGAGGCAAGAGTCCTGAGATACAGAGAGAAAAGGAAGACGAGGAAGTTTGAGAAGACAATCAGGTATGCCTCAAGGAAGGCCTATGCAGAGACCAGACCCCGGATAAAAGGCCGATTTGCAAAGAGAAAAGATGTAGAAGTCGAAGATGACCAAATGTTCTCCTCCACACTAATGGCAGAAACAGGATATGGCATTGTCCCATCATTCTGA